In the Helianthus annuus cultivar XRQ/B chromosome 11, HanXRQr2.0-SUNRISE, whole genome shotgun sequence genome, one interval contains:
- the LOC110891098 gene encoding calcium-dependent protein kinase 20 translates to MGNNCVGPSMGRTGFLQSVTAAVWKTRPPENTLPPPNTEESESTKGKNTKNKNKDNKKKDNEKKDKPDDSSSKESEKPRSVECTPPESVKMSVQEPDQPVQEADKPVETVKVPDEKPKPASNLKRVHSIGLQNSVLRRKTNNLKDIYNVGKKLGQGQFGTTYLCIEKKTGKEFACKSIAKRKLSTKDDVEDVRREIQIMHHLAGHPNVISIVGAYEDAVDVHVIMELCAGGELFDRIIQRGHYTEKKAAELTRIIVGVVEACHSLGVMHRDLKPENFLFINEQEEAPLKTIDFGLSVFFKPGEMFTDMVGSPYYVAPEVLRKFYSQECDIWSAGVIIYILLCGVPPFWDETESGIFDQVLKGDIDFDSEPWPGISESAKDLVRKMLVKDPKTRLTAPEVLRHPWVQANGVAPDKPLDSAVLSRLKQFSAMNKIKKIAIRVIAETLSEEEIAGLTQMFKMIDSDGSGQITLEELKKGLEKVGANLKESEITRLMEAADIDNSGTIDYGEFVAAMLHINKVYKEDHMYAAFSYFDKDGSGYITPDELQLAFEKFGLDDIHLDEVMSEIDKDNDGRIDYSEFVAMMKEGDFGRNISPHLR, encoded by the exons ATGGGGAATAATTGTGTGGGTCCCAGTATGGGACGAACTGGCTTCTTACAATCTGTTACAGCGGCTGTGTGGAAAACCAGACCGCCGGAGAACACTCTTCCACCTCCCAACACTGAAGAGTCAGAATCCACCAAAGGCAAGAACACTAAGAATAAGAACAAAGATAATAAGAAAAAAGATAATGAGAAGAAAGATAAACCGGATGATTCGAGTTCGAAGGAGTCTGAGAAACCACGCTCTGTAGAATGTACACCGCCGGAGAGTGTTAAAATGTCGGTACAGGAACCGGATCAACCGGTACAGGAGGCGGATAAACCGGTCGAAACCGTCAAG GTACCGGATGAAAAGCCGAAGCCTGCAAGTAATTTGAAACGCGTGCACAGTATAGGACTTCAAAACTCAGTATTACgaagaaaaacaaacaatttaaagGATATATACAATGTGGGTAAGAAATTAGGTCAAGGTCAATTCGGGACAACGTATTTATGCATAGAAAAGAAAACCGGGAAGGAATTTGCGTGTAAATCGATAGCCAAACGGAAGTTATCAACCAAGGATGACGTAGAAGACGTTAGGCGTGAGATACAAATAATGCACCACTTAGCCGGGCACCCGAACGTAATATCTATTGTGGGTGCGTACGAAGATGCGGTTGACGTTCATGTTATTATGGAGCTTTGTGCGGGCGGGGAGCTGTTCGATCGGATTATACAACGAGGGCATTATACGGAGAAGAAAGCTGCCGAGCTTACGAGGATAATTGTAGGGGTTGTGGAAGCGTGTCATTCGTTAGGGGTTATGCATCGGGATTTGAAGCCTGAGAATTTTTTGTTTATTAATGAGCAGGAAGAAGCTCCGCTTAAAACGATTGATTTTGGGCTTTCTGTGTTCTTTAAGCCAG GTGAGATGTTCACTGATATGGTCGGGAGCCCTTATTACGTGGCTCCAGAGGTGTTAAGAAAATTCTACAGTCAAGAATGTGATATATGGAGTGCGGGTGTAATCATATACATTTTACTATGTGGGGTCCCACCGTTCTGGGATG AAACGGAATCGGGAATATTCGACCAGGTTTTGAAAGGTGATATTGACTTTGATTCGGAACCTTGGCCAGGCATATCTGAAAGTGCGAAAGATCTCGTAAGAAAAATGCTTGTTAAAGATCCGAAAACACGGTTGACGGCACCTGAAGTTCTTC GTCACCCTTGGGTTCAAGCTAACGGTGTGGCTCCGGATAAGCCTCTCGATTCTGCCGTTCTTTCCCGTCTCAAGCAATTCTCCGCCATGAACAAAATCAAGAAGATAGCTATCAGA GTTATTGCTGAGACTCTATCCGAAGAAGAAATCGCCGGACTTACACAAATGTTCAAAATGATTGATTCCGATGGCAGTGGCCAGATCACATTAGAAGAATTAAAAAAAGGCTTAGAGAAAGTTGGCGCCAATTTAAAAGAGTCCGAAATCACTCGCCTTATGGAAGCG GCGGACATTGACAACAGTGGTACCATAGATTACGGAGAATTTGTTGCGGCAATGCTTCACATAAATAAAGTCTATAAAGAGGATCATATGTATGCTGCCTTTTCATACTTCGATAAAGATGGTAGTGGATACATCACTCCAGATGAACTCCAACTGGCGTTTGAAAAATTCGGTTTGGACGATATACATCTTGATGAAGTTATGAGTGAAATCGATAAAGATAAT GACGGTCGGATAGATTACAGTGAATTTGTGGCAATGATGAAAGAGGGTGACTTCGGGAGGAACATAAGCCCGCATTTAAGATAA
- the LOC110891097 gene encoding myosin-binding protein 7 yields MYGGGNMESESTSMVKCCDCGCSNHDPGNGSYSGTTWLRSVKRKVDGSEEDGDKFVIPGLVIPSVARVEIENECNALREMVSNQQLTIQDLISDLEEERYASSSAANEAMSMILKLQREKAEVQMEARQFKRFSEEKMAHDQQELMALEDLLYRREQSIQSLTCEVQAYKHRMISYGLTESEADGEQNFMTRENSIAKNLESQFDFASYDYPPLKCNNLNENRAYPDNDNETVDIEKYAFGETPHSLKDIEERINELESQRSPGQSQPVFEKVIVGYSPMKKHSRRSSSDSGGSYFANVKEELVPDLNPVLNDFPSFKKVEPVTEFGDENYEMSDRIYTIDSIHNVNDYQKANIGTYDDFMSSPKESSSRNGIEDPEVKKLYARLHALEADRESMRQALISMRTDKAQLVLLKEIAQQLCKEMPASNKAHAKKPYNGVGSSFFSVFKWIASFGFLGRKEQRNKHIFIALASSAGLLMLLDKRPQIGQWRCLSSTSLKK; encoded by the exons ATGTACGGTGGTGGAAATATGGAGTCGGAAAGCACGAGTATGGTCAAATGTTGTGATTGCGGTTGTAGCAATCATGATCCTGGAAACGGATCTTATTCCGGCACTACATGGTTACGATCCGTGAAACGAAAAGTCGACGGGTCTGAAGAAGATGGTGATAAGTTCGTCATACCTGGTCTTGTAATCCCGTCTGTAGCGCGTGTGGAGATTGAAAACGAGTGTAATGCGTTGCGTGAAATGGTTAGCAACCAACAACTCACGATTCAAGATCTTATTTCCGATTTAGAAGAAGAAAGGTACGCGTCATCGTCTGCCGCAAACGAAGCCATGTCGATGATCTTGAAGTTACAGCGTGAAAAGGCTGAAGTTCAAATGGAAGCGCGGCAGTTTAAACGGTTTTCCGAAGAGAAAATGGCGCATGATCAACAAGAGTTGATGGCGTTAGAGGATTTGTTGTACCGACGGGAGCAATCGATACAATCGTTGACTTGTGAAGTGCAAGCGTATAAACACCGAATGATTAGTTACGGGCTCACTGAATCAGAAGCAGACGGTGAGCAAAATTTCATGACCCGTGAGAATAGTATTGCTAAAAATTTAGAAAGCCAATTCGATTTCGCGTCGTACGACTACCCTCCGTTGAAATGCAACAACTTGAACGAAAATCGTGCGTACCCGGATAACGATAACGAAACAGTTGATATAGAAAAGTACGCGTTTGGTGAAACTCCACATTCTTTAAAAGATATAGAAGAAAGAATTAACGAGTTGGAAAGTCAAAGAAGTCCTGGTCAAAGTCAACCGGTTTTTGAAAAGGTTATCGTTGGTTATTCACCGATGAAGAAACACTCGAGGCGATCTTCTAGTGATAGCGGTGGCTCGTATTTCGCAAACGTGAAAGAAGAATTGGTACCGGATTTGAATCCGGTTCTAAACGATTTTCCGAGTTTTAAAAAAGTGGAACCCGTAACAGAATTTGGAGATGAAAATTATGAAATGAGTGATAGGATTTATACAATCGACTCTATACATAATGTGAACGATTATCAAAAGGCTAATATTGGTACTTATGATGATTTTATGAGCAGTCCTAAAGAATCATCTTCGCGTAATGGAATTGAAGATCCGGAAGTTAAGAAACTATACGCGAGACTTCATGCACTTGAGGCGGATCGGGAATCTATGCGGCAAGCGCTTATTTCGATGCGGACCGATAAGGCGCAACTGGTATTATTGAAGGAAATCGCTCAACAATTGTGTAAAGAAATGCCAGCATCAAACAAAGCTCATGCTAAGAAACCGTATAATGGGGTGGGCTCGTCTTTCTTTTCGGTGTTCAAG TGGATCGCATCATTCGGTTTCTTGGGAAGGAAAGAACAACGAAACAA GCACATTTTTATTGCATTGGCGAGCAGTGCGGGCTTGCTTATGCTTCTCGACAAAAGACCTCAAATAGGGCAATGGAGATGCCTTTCAAGTACAAGTTTGAAAAAGTGA